In Halobaculum sp. XH14, a single genomic region encodes these proteins:
- a CDS encoding DUF3311 domain-containing protein: MTRNRTDFLWVLAFAVLVALAVPWFLWGDATTVAGLPVWLWWHVGWMAVASVTFYGFTRGAWDRGVDLEVDRG; the protein is encoded by the coding sequence ATGACCCGTAATCGAACGGACTTCCTGTGGGTACTCGCGTTCGCGGTGCTGGTGGCGCTCGCGGTGCCCTGGTTCCTGTGGGGCGACGCGACGACCGTCGCCGGGCTTCCCGTCTGGCTCTGGTGGCACGTCGGCTGGATGGCGGTGGCGTCGGTGACGTTCTACGGCTTCACCCGCGGCGCGTGGGACCGCGGCGTCGACCTCGAGGTGGACCGTGGCTGA